ATCACCTTGAGAAAGACGGGTGGCGTCCTGAATACACCCACGCCTGGAGGGGTGCCTGTCAGGAACACATCTCCTGGAGATAATGTCACAAAcctgacagaggagaaacaaaaacacacacagtggaggcTCAGACTCAGGAgcaggaaagagacagagtgataTACATTAGCATAAAGATTCGAGGACTTGCTATCGAATGTGGAAAGAATGGCGTTGTCACCAGTGAGTCAGGGCAGAAAGCAAGAGGCTTTTCCATCCAAGAatctcagatcagatcagtgaACGCCCCATTTGGCCGGAAAGCTTTAGGGTAAAAGGGTGCCAGCCATGGCGGATAAGTCTTTGCTGAATCATGTAATTTCAGCTTCAAGTCAGTCACGAAACAGAGCCCATTTGCTCGCACAGTCCCCTTTTTCttggattcattttctgtcacaatTCAAATTGCATTATTTCTTAAATGGAAACTGCACTCTCAGCACGAGTTACTGAGGcggaaaaatgtaaaagctctgtatttattatgtaaatCTGTTCTTAAAACATGCAGTGCCTCTGTAGAGTTCTCATGCACAGACACCATCATCATGAGCAGTGACGGTGAGCGGACATACTTGGAGACCCAGGCGACCAGCGCGGCTGTCTTGAAGATCATCTGATCAGTGTTGCTGCTCTGGACTGTGTCTCCGTTGACCAGGCAGCGGATGCCCAGGTTGTGAGGGTCTGGAGGGGGAATGATACAAAAAGCAGGACAGCTGATATTCCTGTTTGTGGCTGTAGACCTGGACTTATTACATGACGACCCCTCAAGAAGGTGAATGGACATAGTCACACATGAAAAtagaagaaacagaaataaagtacCCAGTAATGTGCAAATATATGacaataaagaagaaaagaacactCTGCCATAGTAACCTAAAAGGAGCTGTTATTTAAACAATTTGATTATTTGATATACATTGTGTTGAATAATTTTTCAAGTTTAGCGGTGCTTGGATTAATGCTGTAAGATCATTTAATTAATCTGTTGTCACTTATTGGACCAAGAACATATTCATTTTCTTGTCCTTAAACACTCACTTGTTTCTGTGACTTCACCAAACTCCCTCAGCTGCACAGACTTGGCTGCTTTCACTTTACAGAAACgtacaaaaatacaataaaggATTTCCCACTGTGATGCTACACGTAGAGAAATATTACAGCCTACAGTCGGTGATGCTCCACTGTCTGGTGTTGTAACAGGATGATACTGGACTGACCTGCATTCAGACCTGAAATGTATAAATTACTGGGCGGAAATACGCCAAAGAAATCATAAAATCTAAAGCCATTATGACGATATGGTGAATAGAATATTAATTTAGTTTGgtatatttacttttaattaaatcaatttctGTAACATATGTAAAGCCACTGTGAGGAAAGGCAGAGAATCTGTGCATGATTCAGCAACAACCATTTGTGAATTTCATTTGTAACCAAGATAAAAttcgttttttttctccaaaataaaaaatccaatCTTAAACAGTCTGTAGTTATTAAACTGAGGGTTATTATTGACGTCATCATGCAAGTCCTGAAGAGCCACATCTTTGAGACGGTGTTAACTTGAAATTGAAAGTATTCTGAATTGATATCTCCGTGACTGTGCCACAAATATAATAGCCCACATTCACCAAGAATATTTTTAACCGTAGAAATCCATTTCGACTGATATCCACCATTATCATTCAGTTGTGTTTCCCCTGCTGCTCCAATCAGCTAAAGAAAGCAACACTTCTCACTGAATTGCAGCTTGTTAACTGAGCGAGGCTGCTGACGGACAAATCACAGATAACTGCAGGATTCACCAGACTGCCTTTAatttcccctctctgtctcgctctcccCGCTGTGGTTTCTTGTTCCCTCTCACCGTTCACAGCGTCGGTGGTTACTAAGGCAGGGCCGAGAGGACAGAAGCTGTCAAACGTTTTTCCCAGCAGCCACTGCTTCCCGTTGCGCTTCATCTGCCAGTCACGCGCGCTCACGTCATTGGCCACAGTGAAGCCAGCAACATAGGAGAGAGCGTCTTCCTCCTGAACAACAAGAGGAGTGGAAATGGAGTCTGAGTAGATGCTTCGTCGCAATATCAAAGCATCACAGACATCAGAGCTgaagttgtttttctcaccttGATGTGTTTTCCTCGCCGTCCAATCACAAAGGCCAGCTCCACCTCCCAGTCCACttccttcagacacacacacaagaccaAGATGAAGCAAACAGAACATGAAAAAGAGCCaaagctgtgtcccaaatcCAAACTACACACTTAAAAGGTTTTTAGTGTGTTCACAAAAGCAGAAAGATACTCACAACAGTCAgtatgcatttaaaaaaatgcttgATTTTTGCTGTTGATTATTGTTCCTTATTGATATTCAATACCACACATGCTGTATCTTCTCCCATTAGTATAAACACTAAAGTATGATTCTTGgtcaattaaatataaaaactgtgtCCTGTACTGTATGCAGTACAATTAGTATGTGGTAATGATGGTGACACGTCTTGATAGTGTCTTATAGTGCTCATCCTTTTctataaggaaaaaaaatcttgcacAAAAAATGGGATTTATTATGAATATATCTCAGTAATTTTCTTACACAAATTTGACTTGACTCTtacttcaataaaataaaaaaataagatgaagTTCAATCTCAAACAACAGGCTAAATTTATTGTGTCTTGGTCAAATCTCTCAAAGTCTTCTATAACTTTACTATGACAACACTGATTCTTTTCATTTGCCCAGATATTACGATGCACaattacattcacacactgttAAAGCCGGAGTAAAAACTCTCAGGGTTTCTTTTGATCCCAGCTCAGTGTCAAATCTCTGTTTGAATGCTGCTGCATCCTGTTGAATTAACGAAGGAACACTGTAAAATGTAGAAACTTAAACcttaagatttttttaaaaagtcatccATGCTTTCATTACATCACGGCAAATGTCCAAAACTTTGCAGCAAGGCTTTCATCAATCACGCATTTCACCAGTTCTATCGTCTCTCCACTGGCTCCCTGTTACTTATACaattgattttaaagttttactCATGACATGAAAGATATTACATTAGACCTAAAAGAGTTGTTTGTATGTATTGTCTTCCCTCCCCCTTCGAAACACAGTTTGACCTTTTGGAAGTGACAACATTTCCTTCCTTGCTCTCACCTGGCTCTCTGGGGGCAGTGTAATGTCATCGTACGGCCCTGTGATGGCGCTGGGGAACTTGCTGAAGATGATCGGTTCTTTGGGGATCGGAGCGTTCTGCTCCAGGCAGTGGTCGCGGTAGTtcatacccacacacaccaccttcTCCGGGGCCAACACAGGAGACAGCAGACGGATGTCGGGTCgctccaacacacactgaccGGACGCCAAGgctctgaggaggaggatgacaaCGATGTGTTAGAAAGATCGTGATGGTTTAGGACAGAAGTTGAttgaagagggagaagaagacgATGTTGTTGAAGGTCAAGTTGTAGGAACAAAGAGTCAAAGAAGTACATTTAGGAAGATGATGTTTCACAAAGAAGACGATTTTAACAAATAAGATTTATTTATCAAGAACAGGAAGTTGTTAATTAAGGAAGGGATGTGGATGTAGGAAAATGGTTTTGCTTGATTTAAGAAGTGATGGTGATATTTTACTATCAGCATGATTTAAAACGATAATCCAAGAAGATTATTATTTAGAAAGAGGATGgggatttagaaaaaaaatgatctaAGCAAGAAGGTTGTAGATTTAGGACATGACATTTATTTAGGAAAAACATGGTGATTTAAGAAGATTCTGGTAACCATGAACAGGATTTATAACAGAGATTATGTTGAGGGGGAGGAAGACAATGATCTGGAAGCAAGAGAGAGTATAATGAGGGAagatgatgattgatgaggaTCATTTAGAAAGAAAAGACTGATGTGTGAAACCTCTGTGCACACTCCAGACCCTTGTCtcccagctccagcagctctctCATGGTTGAGGGCATGGAGGGGTCAAACGCCTTCAGATCCACCACACCCAGCCCTTCGCCTTGCTCCACTCCCACTCTGATGCCTCCGTCACCATGGCGATGAAACTGCACCAGACGCATGGCTGCACCGCTCAGGCCTCGGCTCTGTGGGGTCGTGGTTTGGCTTAGACAGAGTAAACTCCTGAAGATGCGAGAGGAGCGAAGAGGAAGTCTCATCTAATGaggacaaaataaatgaaagtaatGAAGAAGACAGAAAGCAGGTGATGACAGGTGACAGACAAGCAGACACAAAATAGAGGtgaaacaaaaagcaaatgagAGTTCTTTCTCTGAGGGCGTCTTAAAGACtgattttcttgtttgttaGATGTCATCAAATATTGTGAAGTCAAACTTCACACAGCCTCACATTTAAGATGCTGGAGCTGGATAAAGTTTTgcagttttataaataaattagtttgattgattatcaaaaaatgttctgtttcaatttattattattataatttctgCACTGGTCCTGCTGTCACATTATTGACCTGTCCATGTCTTGGCTTTTCTTTGAACAAAAACTCCATTGTTAACTTCATTGTGAAAATGTCTGTTATTTCAAAGGTTTACTGGGAAAATCATTGTCTAAAGGAAAAGTGTGGAACTTGCAGAAGTCATAAAATCACGAGCCAAGTGAGAACAAAGTCATAATGTGAACTGTGAACTGTTTTATGTCCTAAAGTAGTTTAGGAAGAAGCTGCGAAAATGAGACAAGTACCCATTATGTCAGCAAGTCTTCCACACAATGTACAATTATCATTGGCTATCGCTTGATTACAGAGCTGTAAATCATGAGCTCGATAAGAAAAGCATGAACACGGTAGCTGGTAACTGCCTACCTGCAGCT
This genomic window from Seriola aureovittata isolate HTS-2021-v1 ecotype China chromosome 5, ASM2101889v1, whole genome shotgun sequence contains:
- the fahd2a gene encoding fumarylacetoacetate hydrolase domain-containing protein 2A; translation: MRLPLRSSRIFRSLLCLSQTTTPQSRGLSGAAMRLVQFHRHGDGGIRVGVEQGEGLGVVDLKAFDPSMPSTMRELLELGDKGLECAQRALASGQCVLERPDIRLLSPVLAPEKVVCVGMNYRDHCLEQNAPIPKEPIIFSKFPSAITGPYDDITLPPESQEVDWEVELAFVIGRRGKHIKEEDALSYVAGFTVANDVSARDWQMKRNGKQWLLGKTFDSFCPLGPALVTTDAVNDPHNLGIRCLVNGDTVQSSNTDQMIFKTAALVAWVSKFVTLSPGDVFLTGTPPGVGVFRTPPVFLKKGDVVECQIDQLGSIVNRVV